One Vanrija pseudolonga chromosome 5, complete sequence genomic window, TATATTACAACTCAGTGTGGGTTACAAATGACGTTTTGTGTTCGTCCTTCAATCCTTACTTGTATCTAACCTTGACGGTGGCCCTCTACAACTACAGGACGCACCCTATGTGAgaggcgaggcgctcgcggcgctcgtccgTGGTGCCTTCGATGGGAAGGTCGTACGCGGCAAGGATCTGGTTGAGCTGGGGCCCTGAGACATGTCGTTAGAACATGCTTCGTGATGTCGAACAGACCACCTACCCGTGAggtcgcgcagctggcgtAGAGTGCGGGGGAACGCGATCGGCGGGGGTCCGAgggccggcagcggcgccggggcgggcTCCACGATCGGCCtggtcgcgagcgcgctcAGAGGGTGGCTGAGCGCGGTCGCCTTCGAGTTCTGAATGCGGGTGATACCCCAGGCGCCGCTTTGCCTGTTAGAGAAGCCGGTCGCCGATCAACAAGGTCGTCACTCACTCAAGCTTCTGGGTCACCTGGATGGTGCGGATGTCAGTGCGCATGTCGTGAAGCTCCGTATTTATATCATCGAGTCGCTCAAATATGCGGTTGATGCCGGTTGCAATGGCCTGGGCCTCGGGCAGAGCGTTGCCGGGGAGTTGGacaaccccgccgacgacgagctgcaccGCTGGCTGGAGGACGGGCACGGTGTcggccaggtcggcgacggcagtgGAGATGCTGGCGGAATGAGCTTGTGATGTGAAGGTGCACCTACCTCCTGAGCTTTTCCTCGACGGTAGCGACAGCGTGGGCCATGCTGCCTAGCAATGCTTGACGGTTGTtatgatgaggaggaagacagTTGTCGATCCAGAGCCTTTAGGGACATGTGGGTGGCCAAGTTGGGTGAAACGCTTTACGTAAAAGCTGATTGTGTTTGGTTGACGCGCCTGCCTTCCCTTTCACGCGTCTGTCGTCAACTTGCTCTTTCGTAACTCATTTCTCCTTTGTCATTCCTCACGTGCACaccctctctctctctcgcaTGCTGGATTAAGGCATCACACGAGGGAGTGTACAGCATCATGGCGTCTGCAGCAGCCGACTTGGGTGGGTGACAAGATGCCAGGACGATCTAACCCGCCAGCAGCCCGAcacgcgacgccgccagaAACGAGGGAAGACAGTCCACTCACACCCCTCTCGCCGCTGTCACCCGCACCCCCAgaacccacctcgtcgcgcacaacCCCAGTCCCCgatgcgctcgtcgacgcagACATTGATGGCctgctcgccggcctcgggTCAGACGACTTCAACGACTTTGATGGGCTGGACGACTTCGCCGTCGGGGTGCTCAgccccgccgaggccagaGCGTCGACCAagcgcgcacgctcgcgctcgccttcgCGCTCCCCTGATCCTTACGGTAGGCAGTTGCATGAGGACTGCGCTCACCTGCCagaagacgacgacccgTTCTTCGCGCCAGTGCCCGCCGACATCCCCGCTGTGGTCAGCTTCTCTAGTGCGGGCGGTCGTACGTGGGCCCAGCCCACGGCTGCGGCAATGTCCAAGGCCATGAAGATCATccaggaggtcgagcacgacgtcgcaGTTGATGAAGGCCTGCCGAAGCGCCGTCGCATCGAACCGCCAACCTCGTTCCCCATGCCATCGTCATTCCCACCGCCATCAACCCCCGCACCAGCGCGCTCAGGCTTTGCCAATGCCGGTGCTGCGCCTGCCTCCGCGTTAGGGCCGCGCCCCACGCAGACCAGTGGGTTCCAGCTCGGGTCTGGGTCGACAGCCCCACagatggcgacgagccgtgctcgcgctctgGCATTgttcggcgaggaggaagctACACCTACGGCTGGGCCGTCTACAGGCGGGTTCCAGTCGGGCTCTGGGCGGGCCGTAGCGGCACCGTCATCTCAGAGCATGGCTCGTGCACTTGCCATCTTCAACGACTTGGAAGAGActgggccgtcgtcgacacccaTCCGGCGACCATCCTCTCCACAGCCCTTCAGCACGCAGAGGCCACAAAGCGACTTCTCAACGCCAGTCAGACAGACTGGCTCGCGAGTTCCTCTGAGCAGCAAGACCAACCTTCCCAATGGGTTCAGGACGCCAGCGAGCACAAAACTGCCCAAACGGATTGAGATTGGAACCCCTGGCGTAACACCACGGCGCATCGGTCTCGGAGGAACGCCAGGTGGCAAGCCAGTACGCAAGGGATTCGTGACACCTTTCCGAGTTccgggcgcggcgacggctaCTCAGGCAAAGACATCCCTCTCGGCCCTCCGCACCCCGTTGAAGCCTCCACCGGAGCCCAAGAAGATCTACGAATCGGTGTTCAATTTGGAGCGTAAGTGGAGAAGGTTTGGGCTTATCGCCAGTGCTAATGGACAGCTCCCGGGAACCGCAAAACATGGCGAGAGCTGTACCTCTACCCGGGGTTCTATTCTCCTGGAGAGCTCGTAATGCACGGCTTGTGGGTGCTCAGAACCTCGAATTGCACTAACCCGCCAGGCCAGACGAAATCTGGACGCTCGGCATAAACAACGCCATCTACTACCAGTTCATCGCCCAGGACGCCTCTGTGCTCGGCAATGTTCAGGCGTTTGAGCGACTCAAGTACGAAAAGTGCGAGTTTGTGACGCAGAAATGGGTCAACAACCACTGGCGCTTGATCCTCTGGAAGGTGGCAGGCCAGATCATGGCCAAACCAGCGCTGTATGAAGAGAAGTGGAACTGGTACGAGGTGCTGTGCCAGCTCAAGTATCGGTGAGTGGAAGCCGCTGCTGGGTGACAACTCACACCACAGGTATGAGCGCGAGTTCGGAGCGGCACAGAGGTCGATTGTGCGACGAATCCAAGAGCACGACTCGTCTCCAAGTCTTCCTATGATCCTCTGCGTTTCGGGAATTCACCACCCTCCCCCGGCCGCCAATGATGACGGCGAGCCGGTGAAACAGCGCCCATATCTGGTGCTCACCGATGGATGGTACGAGATCCGAGCCGCTACGGACGATTGCCTGGCACGGGCAatcctcaagggcaagatcaAGATCGGCCGCAAGCTCGGCATCTCTGGAGCTAGGCTTGATTCATCGAGCGACGGCTCAGATGTTCTCGAGGCGTTTGAGAAGTCGAACCTCACCCTGACTGGAAATTCGACACACCTAGCAGCTTGGGATGCCCGGCTTGGGCTTCAGCCACAACCATTCGTGGCAGGGCTGTCAAGCCTGTCTGTCGACGGAGGCGTTATCGTTCTCATGGACGTGGTGCTCGATCGTGTCTACCCGCTGGCCTTCATGAACGCAGACAAGGGTTCGCGTGAAGCGCCAtggagcgaggacgaggaggctaTGCGTGCAGACCAGTGGAAGGTGAGTTCTAAATGTGCCAGGGACGTCCTAACATGCCTAGGAAAAGTACGAGAGCGAACGCACACGCCTGATGGACGAGATGCGGAAGTCGCTGGAACAGCTGGAAGAGCTTGCTcggcacctcgcctcgcatGCCGAAGACGTGAACACGCGCGTGTCCGACGAACCGCccgacagcctcgacgacgactttgacgagctCATGGAGGCAAGAGACGTCATGGGACGCATCAGAAAGCTCTCCGGCTCGCACATtgtccacctcgcgcgccatgCCCAGAAGAGGATGGAGCAGGCGATGATGGAGGAGCAGGCAGAGTtggaggccaagctcaaggagtCTTGTCCGCCACGCGACATTCGCGACTTTCGCATGGTGCGGTTCTCGGACGCGCGTgaggggaggaaggagaaggcACGGACGGGCATGCTCAATGTGTGGGATGCCCGTGGCCTCGACTTGGTCGAAGGCAAGCGATTCCTTGTAGGTGTCTGCTCTGCTGAGTGTACCTGCTCACACTTCAGGTATCGAATCTCATCCCAGGCCGTAGCGGTGACTGGTCGGCTCCGAGGCGCGACTCGATTAGAGAAGTGTACCTTCACACACGACGCGACACGAGGTGGAAGGCGGTCTGATGTGTTTTATAGCATTGCATTATTGCGACAATACAACTGTGTGTAGACTAGTATGCATGAATGTGAcgaggcggggcgagcggcgccacATTGGTATTAACACAACACAGGTACAAAAGGACATTATAGGAGACAGGGCGAGTGCGATGCTACTCTGAGGGCCAGTTGTAGTCGACATTGTAGTCGACGCCCGGTCCGAAGGCCAGACGCGCCCGCAGCCCGCGGTTCTCAACCTTGAGCCTGTCGACCCAGTCGACAAGCTGGACGATGGACGAGTTGGCGcggtcgacggcctcggcagg contains:
- the Brca2 gene encoding Breast cancer type 2 susceptibility, yielding MASAAADLEPTSSRTTPVPDALVDADIDGLLAGLGSDDFNDFDGLDDFAVGVLSPAEARASTKRARSRSPSRSPDPYGRQLHEDCAHLPEDDDPFFAPVPADIPAVVSFSSAGGRTWAQPTAAAMSKAMKIIQEVEHDVAVDEGLPKRRRIEPPTSFPMPSSFPPPSTPAPARSGFANAGAAPASALGPRPTQTSGFQLGSGSTAPQMATSRARALALFGEEEATPTAGPSTGGFQSGSGRAVAAPSSQSMARALAIFNDLEETGPSSTPIRRPSSPQPFSTQRPQSDFSTPVRQTGSRVPLSSKTNLPNGFRTPASTKLPKRIEIGTPGVTPRRIGLGGTPGGKPVRKGFVTPFRVPGAATATQAKTSLSALRTPLKPPPEPKKIYESVFNLEPPGNRKTWRELYLYPGFYSPGELVMHGLPDEIWTLGINNAIYYQFIAQDASVLGNVQAFERLKYEKCEFVTQKWVNNHWRLILWKVAGQIMAKPALYEEKWNWYEVLCQLKYRYEREFGAAQRSIVRRIQEHDSSPSLPMILCVSGIHHPPPAANDDGEPVKQRPYLVLTDGWYEIRAATDDCLARAILKGKIKIGRKLGISGARLDSSSDGSDVLEAFEKSNLTLTGNSTHLAAWDARLGLQPQPFVAGLSSLSVDGGVIVLMDVVLDRVYPLAFMNADKGSREAPWSEDEEAMRADQWKEKYESERTRLMDEMRKSLEQLEELARHLASHAEDVNTRVSDEPPDSLDDDFDELMEARDVMGRIRKLSGSHIVHLARHAQKRMEQAMMEEQAELEAKLKESCPPRDIRDFRMVRFSDAREGRKEKARTGMLNVWDARGLDLVEGKRFLVSNLIPGRSGDWSAPRRDSIREVYLHTRRDTRWKAV